TACGAAGTACATAAAGTGTACTTTTTCGTACTAAATTGGAAGCCATTAACGTTTAAAAGTACACTGTAAGTACCTGTCTGTATACTTTTTAGTACAATCCAAGTATACTTGTGTGAAGTTGCTAAAATGTAGTATTTAAAAAGTACACTAAAAGTTTATTGTCTCCAATTTAGcatgaaaaaaagtttgcaaatATACTTGAATAAACGACCTTTTGTTAAGTTCAATGAGTGTAGCTATTCAAACACAGTCATGTTTGCTCTCCTCGAGTGACTTTTCAAACATGTTGAAGTTGTGTGTTCCGGTCTGAGACAATTTACTCCAAATACCGAGTGACAAGTTCTGCCTCTTTTTACAGAACTCACCTCCACCACAAAAACAGGGAAGGAAACAGGCCAAACCAGAATAACTGGATGAGTTGCTTCGCTCATCGTTACACAAGCAAAAGTCAGCCGGTTGTATGACTCAAACACAACAGCTTTGCGCTTCGGACCCGTGTCCCTAAAGTTGTCCTTATCGCACGCTTATCTCTTTGTGTAATTGCTGTCTTGAGAGTAATAAGAGTGTAGACGTGTGCTTTTTGTGTATTTCAACTTGTGGAATAGCAATATCCCACCGTGTGCGGGAAGTGCGCAGCGTTCAAGGTTCAGGAAGATAAGGAGAGAGGTGCACGGCTGACGCGTAGCTCGTGTTATGTTACCCAAAGGCTCGTATCAGATTACTGCTGGCAGCAGGTAGGGTGAAACCAGAGCCGCATTTAGATCGCCGTGCCTCCACCAAGCAGGAACCGGGACTGGAAAAGGCGTGTTAAAGAAGCTAAAGAGCCTAGCCGAGCgcttccttttgttttgaactGCAAGAAGAGCGTTACCATGGCCGAGAAGACACAACGCAGCCTGTTGCTTCTGCTGTGTTTGTCTGGACTCGTTCACTGTTCGGCCGCTCTGGTTTTTTGGACCGCTGTGGTGGAAATCAACTATTTCATCAGCCCCAACAAGACCGTGGACAAAGACTGCGAGTGTGGAATTTTCGGCCGCAACTCTCCGCTTGCACAAGCCGCAGGTGTCGTCGTTATTCCCAGGGGGGACCCCAAAGGCTGCGGCCCGGATCCTGTGTACAACGTCAGCGGCTCGACCTGGATAGCGCTCGTCAAAAGGGGAAACTGTACGTTCAGTCAGAAGATCAACGCCGCCAAACGTCAAGGAGCGTCGGCCGTGGTGGTGTACAACGTGGACGGCAGCGGCAACAGCACCGCGAACATGGCGCACTCGGACGCTCTGGAAATCGCCATCATGATCGGTAACATTCAAGGCGTGGAGATCGCCAGCTTGGTGCGCAACGGAACGGAAGTGCGGATGATGATCGACGTCGGCAGCCCCCACGGCCCCTGGATGGACACTTACTGGCTTTACTTCATGTCCATCGCCTTCTTCATCGTGACGGCTGCCTCGGTGGCCTACTTCTTGTTTATCTCGGCCAGCCGCCTCTACAACATGCGCATGCACCGGCGAGCTGAGAGGAGGCTGAAATCCGAGGCCAAGAAGGCCATCGGGCGCCTGCGAGTGCGCAAGCTGAAGCAAGACGACGAAGAGACGGCGAGCGAATCTCACATGTGTGCCGTGTGCATCGAGTCGTACAAGGCGGGCGAGGTGGTGACCGTGCTCACGTGTGACCACATTTTCCATAAAGCCTGCATCGAACCGTGGCTGCTGGAGAAAAGGACCTGCCCcatgtgcaaatgtgacatcctCAAGGCTCTGGGAGTGGAGGCGGACGAAAAGGACAGCATGTCTCAAACGTCGCCACAAGAGGTCACCGTCATCACAGTGGCGGGTGGGGAAGCCATGTATGAGGTCCCGCTCACCGACCCGCTGAACTTTGACCCCGAGAGACAGCAGCATCACTACGACAACGGGGCCTTTGAGGGCGAAGCTGCTCGAGGACAGTGACGTCACCACGACAAAGAGAAAATTCCGTCAAATTATCAGGTTAAAAATCAATATGCTTTGTTTCTTGGACCCAATGAATGCACCTCTTCATTGGAATACAGTGAACCTCCCTGCAAATCTGCGAATATAAGTGATTCCTCACTCCCAAAAAGGTTTGTAAATGTCTATggctgccacaagatggtggcaaagcactgtTGATGtccaaatgaaactcctcagaCATCAACAACATCAATCAACATACTGTTCctgctttggcctgagcacctTTTCATGGAGTAAAAACAGGCACATTTGCAAATATGCAGGGCTTCACTGTAACCTCACAGGACGCTGGCTAAATAGATTCACCTAATAATGCTGCTGCACCTTGTGTAATTAGCTCAGATGCCAATTCAGGGTGCGCTCATCGAGTCATCATTCAGCACAATGAGAAGGTCGAGTCATGTCGAGGCAAGGAGCGCGGGTTCTGTTTCGCTTTGCTCACATCACAAGCGAGTCACCACTGTCAAAGGAAGTACGACAGAAAATCGGGCTCCCTCTGCTTCCAAATGTCACCTTTTCAAGAATAGGAACAAGAAATGTGTGCCATATTTCTTGTTCTTATCGGGTTATGTGCTTTTAACACATCGGGTTGTGGAGCTGGATTTGCCACCGCAAGCCGGCGAACACACCCTTGGCTGGAAATGCAGCCTGACACATTGCACCATGTTGAGTGGAGAACATCACCCCAGGGGCTTCGTTCTGGGTCTCCTTACGAACACGAACCACAGATACGTGTACATGTTAGCGCATATCAACTGCTTTCTTTGTTGATTCTGTTCAGCTTGTATTTAGAAGTGGACGGTCCCACTGTAATAAACGCAAGCAATAAATGTCCAAAGTGGAGATGACGTCTGCGATAATGGTGattgtgtatttgtttgttgggggaggagaaggggggggggggttatcttTTAAGTGTACTTCTTATAAAATAACAGCGCACACACTGAGATTTGTTATCATCTTGTGTATATTCCTGTCGGTTTGTGAATATACACAAGCGCACGTTACAATTAAATGAATCCCTGACTGTATCTTTCAACAATTTCTAATCTGGCTATTttttgggataggctcaagaTACATGAGATTAAGTGAGACGGAAATAAAGTTGATATCAGTTTGTCGTTGGGCCTGTGTCGTTATGATAGTGCTCTCTCCATATTTTTGTATTCTGAATCATTTTGTTACGGATTTTAGGAGTCTTAAATCATTCTGTAACAATGACTATCATTTGTTGTATGAAATCACATTGATGCGTATCGGAATGCAATAAATCCCTCAAAATGAGGCTGATTAACATACGAGTAGATGAGAATTTTGTGTGCtcgcgcgcgtgtgtatgtgagagtgtgtgcgtgcacttgtgtgttttacagtaTGCCCCACAACATTATGAACACTTTCACAACATGAAATGATAAAATCCACGAAAAGagtaaataccggtacattttgaaaatcaacATCTATCTCTGCTTCCATGATTTTGGGTTGTGAGATGCAGGAAACTTCTATATCACTGAAAAACTACTGTGACAGTAGAACACGACACCGGTCTTTCAGTGTCACGAAAAACTGGGCATTGACGTCATTTCATTGGATGCTATACTTAGAATAGTAGCAGTATCTTGCATGAATGTAACTTCCTCAGATGGGGCAAAGGAGAAgtcacaacaacatcaacaaaagcAGCATTACATTAGTTCAAAGTATATTCATGCAGTAGAGATCGCCGTTATTGTGTTGTGTCTTGCAGATACAAGGTAATGAAAcaagaaatgtgttttattttttttattttttttgccagttaaGTACTTGTAAATTGACGGGTGGGGGAGCTGTCCTGTAATCTGCTAAGAAAACAATAGGAAATGCAAATAAAGTACTATATATGGTGCAAGTGCAAGTTTCTTATTACCGTGTGATGGgtagaaaagacaaaaatcataCTCAAGTAAGAGTATTTGGGGTTAATATGAttcaagtaaaagtaaaacaGATCAAGTATGAAACAGGAATTTGCCTGTTGAGATACTGCCCAAAAGTATCACTTTAACTAAAACTTTATCCCATTTACTCCTTATCCAATAACAAAGCGTAACACAATAGAATAGAAAAAACATGTACCTACAAGAAATGATCTTCAATCAACTTTCTTTGTTTGCATTCATCCTGTAAATTAATGCACATCTTAAGTAACCAAATCACTTGAATACTTGAAATAGCTATCAGTACAGTTTGACACCGCTACAATTGCCTTGACAAACATTGGTTGACAAAATGACTTTGCGATTGATAAGTCTGTTCAGGTGCACCAAATGAATCGAATGGGTGTGCGGTTGACGCTTAGGTgaactgtacatactgtatcaTATCCGAGCGATAGGAGAAAGCGGCGGTGTCAAAGTCCAGCTTGCTGCTGTGATCTCAGCATTCACAGGTCAAATGTTATTGCAGCATCACAGCGAGACACAGAATCAATACTGATCTAACTAGGCTGGCTGGGAACGGCTGGCAAGCCTGAGTTTAGAGGCACACTCTGCTCACTGGTGACACTCTTCTGATTTATTGCAGTTGTTACTGTGAAAATTGACTCAGAGGGTTTTCATTTAACGGCATACTATACAGTTGGTGGCTGTACACTCGAAACCGCATTTGACCTTCAATCCCTGATAGGCATCAAAAAGTGGAATAAAGTAAGAGtcgtttgacttgacttcagacCAATACCctgcaaataagaaaataagcATGTTTGTGGGGCTATAGGAGACATATCAGTGCTTATCCTGACTGTTTTGTCCTTTACTACCATCTGCTGGACAATAGCTTCTCTCAGTCGAACagcctttatttaaaaaaaaatctaacggaGAGAACATTTTGCAGAGAATCGATTCCCCTCTATTATTGCAAGTCGCaatgttctttctttttgtttttcaatcacaaaaaaatgacgCAACAGAAATAATGCTGTCACGGACCAGTACTTTGCTGTTATTATGTTGTGAGTACAGACGCTTGATGGAGACCCTTCTCGAGTAGAAACCGCTTTCCCATCACCTCAGAGAACATTACATCCTCCGACATAATTTTCCTGGAGTGGAACCTCACTTATTACTCCAAATGCTGTTTTCCTCACCTCGACCAACCATCATATTTTCACTCAAACGCAAGATTCTGTCTGCTGCTCTGTGCAGCCTCAGCTCGGCGAAGGTCTTTAGAAAGAAATTACTGCGGCCGGTCTTGTTGGAGTCTCTCTTGTCCCAGACTGCCTGAGTAATTATCCTAATGAAGGAGGAAAATTGAATTACAAAAGTGCAGCAAGAAACAAATGAATCCATTTAGTGATTATATG
This Hippocampus zosterae strain Florida chromosome 4, ASM2543408v3, whole genome shotgun sequence DNA region includes the following protein-coding sequences:
- the LOC127599640 gene encoding E3 ubiquitin-protein ligase RNF128-like gives rise to the protein MAEKTQRSLLLLLCLSGLVHCSAALVFWTAVVEINYFISPNKTVDKDCECGIFGRNSPLAQAAGVVVIPRGDPKGCGPDPVYNVSGSTWIALVKRGNCTFSQKINAAKRQGASAVVVYNVDGSGNSTANMAHSDALEIAIMIGNIQGVEIASLVRNGTEVRMMIDVGSPHGPWMDTYWLYFMSIAFFIVTAASVAYFLFISASRLYNMRMHRRAERRLKSEAKKAIGRLRVRKLKQDDEETASESHMCAVCIESYKAGEVVTVLTCDHIFHKACIEPWLLEKRTCPMCKCDILKALGVEADEKDSMSQTSPQEVTVITVAGGEAMYEVPLTDPLNFDPERQQHHYDNGAFEGEAARGQ